In Haematobia irritans isolate KBUSLIRL chromosome 1, ASM5000362v1, whole genome shotgun sequence, a genomic segment contains:
- the Syx1A gene encoding syntaxin 1A yields MTKDRLAALHAAQSDDEETEEVAVNVDATHDSYMDDFFAQVEEIRNMIDKVQENVEEVKKKHSAILSAPQSDEKTKQELEDLMADIKKNANRVRGKLKGIEQNIEQEEQQNKSSADLRIRKTQHSTLSRKFVEVMTEYNRTQTDYRERCKGRIQRQLEITGRATTNDELEDMLEQGNPAVFTQGIIMETQQAKQTLADIEARHADIMKLETSIKELHDMFMDMAMLVESQGEMIDRIEYHVEHAMDYVQTATQDTKKALKYQSKARRKKIMILLCLTVLGIIVAAYVSSYFIMMSK; encoded by the exons ATGACAAAAGACAGATTAGCCGCTTTACATGCCGCCCAGTCGGATGATGAAGAAACCGAGGAGGTGGCAGTCAATGTCGATGCCACCCATGACTCGTATATGGATGATTTCTTTGCTCAAGTCGAGGAGATACGTAATATGATCGACAAAGTCCAAGAAAATGTTGAAGAGGTTAAGAAAAAACACTCGGCCATCCTTTCGGCACCCCAGTCGGATGAGAAGACCAAACAGGAGCTAGAGGATCTTATGGCCGACATTAAAAAGAATGCCAATCGTGTTCGTGGCAAACTAAAAGGCATCGAACAAAACATCGAACAGGAGGAGCAACAGAATAAATCTTCAGCCGATTTGCGTATACGCAAAACGCAACATTCCACGTTGTCACGAAAATTCGTTGAAGTGATGACCGAATATAATCGCACACAGACCGATTATCGTGAGCGTTGCAAGGGCAGAATACAACGTCAATTGGAAATTACCGGCCGTGCAACAACCAACGATGAACTCGAAGATATGTTGGAACAGGGCAATCCGGCTGTCTTCACACAGGGCATCATCATGGAAACGCAACAGGCCAAACAAACATTGGCCGATATTGAGGCCCGTCACGCCGACATCATGAAATTGGAGACATCGATTAAAGAATTGCACGACATGTTCATGGATATGGCTATGTTGGTGGAGTCGCAGGGCGAAATGATTGATCGCATTGAGTATCATGTGGAGCACGCTATGGACTACGTGCAGACAGCAACTCAGGATACAAAGAAAGCTTTGAAATATCAAAGTAAAGCTCGACGAAAGAAGATTATGATTCTGCTTTGCTTGACTGTGTTGGGTATCATAGTTGCTGCATATGTTAGCAGTTATTTCAT catgATGTCCAAATAA